The following proteins are co-located in the Natator depressus isolate rNatDep1 chromosome 4, rNatDep2.hap1, whole genome shotgun sequence genome:
- the LOC141985892 gene encoding claudin-22-like — MALVYRTVMQLNGIFFSLFGWFLSCLTTYLPDWKNLALELNEFETWTMGLWQICVSQEEGGIQCKDFDSFLALPPEFRISRILMFVSNGLGLLGFFLSGFGLDCLKIGERQQELKKRLLLLGGILFWISAITVMAPVSWVAHTIVEENFDENIPEIIPKWDLGEALFVGWFAGICLILGGSLLNCTVCSKEVHPSSVHYTVTEMQDHCQHLETENSPENLGV, encoded by the coding sequence ATGGCTTTAGTCTACAGAACTGTGATGCAATTAAAtggcatttttttctctctgtttggaTGGTTTCTATCCTGTCTCACTACCTATTTACCTGACTGGAAAAATCTCGCTTTAGAGTTAAATGAATTCGAGACCTGGACCATGGGACTCTGGCAAATTTGTGTTTCCCAAGAGGAAGGGGGAATTCAATGTAaggattttgattctttcttggCTTTGCCTCCAGAGTTTCGGATTTCTAGGATTTTGATGTTTGTTTCAAATGGATTAGGACTTTTGGGCTTCTTCCTTTCAGGTTTTGGGTTGGACTGTTTGAAGATCGGTGAAAGACAACAGGAACTAAAGAAACGGCTACTACTGCTTGGAGGAATACTCTTCTGGATATCAGCAATTACAGTCATGGCCCCAGTTTCTTGGGTTGCTCACACTATAGTCGAGGAAAATTTTGATGAGAATATCCCAGAGATTATTCCCAAGTGGGACTTGGGGGAAGCACTGTTTGTTGGCTGGTTTGCTGGAATATGTCTTATACTAGGAGGGTCACTACTTAATTGCACTGTCTGTTCAAAGGAAGTCCATCCATCCTCAGTCCATTACACAGTAACAGAAATGCAAGATCACTGTCAACACTTGGAAACTGAAAATAGTCCTGAAAATCTAGGAGTTTAA